The Cellvibrio polysaccharolyticus genomic interval TAGTGACTCAACAAATAGCTTTGAATAGCCGTTGTTTAACTGGCTTTTATTGACACTATTATTTATTCAGGACAGATGGATTATGAGTCTTTTCCCTTTATTACTACAGCCGGCAGAGTTGGCTGGCCGTTTGAACGAACCGCGATTGCTGATTCTTGATGTAGGTAAAGAAGCTATCTATCAACAAGCGCACCTGCCAGGCGCTATTTTTCTGGATTACCGGCGACTGCAAAAAGGCGTACCTCCAGCACCAGGTTTGTTGCCGGAGGCCGAAGCTATTGCGCAATTATTTTCCGATATCGGCTTGCAGGCAGATACTCACGTAGTGGCTTATGACGATGAGGGCGGCACCCGCGCTGCGCGTTTATTGTGGTTGCTGGATGCCGCCGGGCATCAGCATTACAGTTGGTTGAACGGCGGTATTCACGCGTGGCTGGATGAAGATTTGCCGATCGAAACCGAAGCGGTTTATGCCATCCCTTCGCAGGTTACTGCTGCCCAACTGGATTTGAAGCCACAAGTCGATCTTGAATATCTGCTGGCGCATTACCAGGATGAGAACCTGGTTATATGGGATGCGCGCACGGCGGAAGAATTTGCCGGAAGCCGTGTGATGGCTGCGCGTGGCGGACACATTCCGGGGGCGGTCAATTATGATTGGTCGTTGTTAATTGATCCTGCGCGAAACAATCGTCTGCTGCCGCTGGAAACTATTCAGAAACAACTGTCGGCGTTGGGTATCGACTCATCAAAAACGGTAATCACCCACTGCCAGACGCACCATCGCTCAAGTTTCAGTTGGCTGGCCGGAAAAATTCTCGGATTCAAACAAATTTTCGGCTATCCGGGTGCCTGGTCAGAGTGGGGTAATAACCCGGATACACCGGTAGCGGTAGGCAAGGATTGACTCAGCGCACTTGCCGCTGTATCCACAGTAATATCAGCCCGGCAAAAGTACCTGCAACGGCGCCCCACAGGTGCGCGTCTACCGCCACGGGTACCGGTAGCAATGCGTGTTGCGGATCGAACCAGGGGGTGTGTTCGTAAATAACCTTGCCCCAAATCACCAGCAATGCCAGCGCATTAATGGTTGGAGTTTGTGGCAGGGTTAACAGCAACCCGGCAATAATCAGTCCGTGCAGGGTGCCTGACAGACCCGCATAAAAAAACAGCTCGGGATCAAAAAACCATAAGCCGATTCCGGTTACTGCAAGGCAGGTGATCAAGGTGGCCAGGTAATGTTTCACTGCAGCATCGCGCCACAGTGCGGCATTAATGATGACCAGCGCCGCTGCATTCATCAGCAGATGATAAACCCCGTAATGAATGAACTGACTGGAGATCAATCGCCACCATTCGCCTTGGGCAATGGCATTGCGATCAAATTGTAGCAGGGGTTCGGTAATGGTTTGGAAGAGCCCGGCGAGAGCGAGCAGGGCGACCAGCAGGAGCGTCAGAATATCCATCCGGTTTAAAGTAAAAGCTGGCATGGAACATCCTGAATTTTTGTGGTCCGACTTGAAGTTTTATCAGATTTAAAATTAATCACAGTTTATTGAGAAACTCCCCTGTTTTTTCGAGGCTGTACGGTAAGCGCCTTCTGTCCGTTTGCCATCAGGATGTTTGTTCCAAAACCGCATTATGCCGGTAGGGGGGCAGCAGTCTGAGATTAAAAATCAATCAGTGGTTTATGCAAAGAGTTGCAGGGATTGCCACAGAAGGAACTGATTGATCTTGCTGGCTGCACCGTTCGAGTTTGTCATCAGGTGCCTTGCTCCAAAACCGTCGAGTCAGGGATGACTCGTCGGAGCTACAGGGATGTATTTATGCATTTTTGGAGCAAGGCACCTGATGACAAACGTACAGATGGCACCTGCTAAATATTCGGAAAAAACAAGCGAAGTTGTAAACAATCCGCATGCCGAATCGACAGATTGTTTATTCGAGGCAGGTCACTGAGCCCCGGCAGCTTCCAACGCTTGCACATAGTCATCCGACAGGCGGTGCGTTTTAATCGTTTGCAACAAGGTTTTTCCTTCCGGCCCAACCGCATTCAAATCGCGGCCAGCTTCTTTGAAAAACGTAATAAAGGTGGCGAAATTTTCACTGCGCATACCGCGGTAAGCGCGCTCCAGTAAATGGTAATCGGCGGTAATACCTTTTACCGGACCTGTATATTGCAGAAAGGTTTTGATGCGCTCGTCATCAAAATGCTCTCCCAGTACTTTCTCTTTGTCTTTACGTGTGCTCATGGATAACCGGTTCCTGTTTCTGTAGTAGCAAGCCCGCCTTTACAGGCGGGCTGTTGCACTTATCCGTTCAGCTTTTTCAGCAGAATCTCGTTCAATGTTTGCGGGTTGGCCTGGCCTTTACTGGCCTTCATTACCTGACCAACAAAGAAGCCAATCATCTTGCCGCGTTTACTCTCGTCGGCTGCGCGGTAACCTTCTACCTGCGCGGCATTATTGGCAAGCACTTCGTCAACCAGCTTTTCAATGGCACCGGTGTCGGAAACCTGTTTCAAACCTTTGGTTTCAATAATGGTATCGGCATCACCTTCGCCATTGCTGATAGCTTCGAAAACCTGCTTGGCAATCTTGCTCGACAAGGTGCCATCTTTAATGCGCACCACCAGACCTGCCAGCAATTCCGGGGTTACGGTTGATTGGCCAATGCGCTGCTCGGTGCGATTGAGGAATGCAGACAAATCAGCCATTACCCAGTTGGCAGCGAGCTTGGCTTCACCACTGATTGTTGCGGTTTTTTCAAAAAACTCAGCGGTAGCGCGATCTACTGTCAGCTGGCCAGCATCGTACTCGCTCAAACCGTAATCGCTAACAAAGCGGGCGCGTTTGGCTTCTGGCAGCTCCGGCATTTGTTGACGAACCTGTTCAATATATTCGTCATCAATAATAACCGGCAACAAGTCGGGGCAGGGGAAGTAACGGTAATCGTTGGAATCTTCCTTGCTGCGCATGGAGCGGGCTTTTTTGGTGTCCCCATTGTACAGGCGGGTTTCCTGTACGATTTTTCCGCCGCTTTCCAGCACGTCAATTTGACGCTCAACTTCCAGCTCAATGGCCTCTTCCATAAAACGGAAGCTGTTGAGGTTTTTGGTTTCGGTGCGGGTGCCCAATACTTCGGAGCCGCGTGGACGAATGGAAATATTCACGTCGAAACGCATGGAGCCCTGCGACATTTCGCCATCACAAATTTCCAGCGATGTCACAATGGAATGCAGTTTTTTAGCGAAGGCAACGGCTTCTTCGGCGCTGCGCATATCCGGTTCGGTTACCACTTCAATCAGCGGCGTGCCTGCGCGGTTCAGATCAATGCCACTCATGCCGGCAAAATCTTCGTGCAGGGATTTTCCGGCATCTTCTTCCAAATGCGCGTGGTGAATGCGAACGCGTTTGGTGCGGCCGCCTTCCAGTTCCAAATCTACATGGCCGGGACCGACAATCGGTTCTGCCAGCTGTGTGGTCTGGTAGCCTTTTGGCAAATCCGGATAGAAATAATTTTTACGCTCAAACACAGAGCGCTTGCCAATTTCTGCATTCACCGCCAAGCCAAACATGGTGGCAAAGCGAAATGCTTCGGCATTGGCAACGGGCAATGTGCCCGGCAGCGCCAAATCAATGGCGCAAGCCTGGGTGTTGGGGGCGGCACCGAAGGCAGTGCTGGCGCCGGAGAAAATTTTGGTTTTGGTGGCGAGCTGTACGTGTACTTCCAGCCCGATAACGGTTTCCCATTGCATGCTTGAATCCTCTTACTCGATACCGGGTGCTGTCAGTTGATGGAAGTTGGTCGCTTGCTGGAATTGATGGGCTGCATTCAGCAACAGGCCTTCAGCAAAATCGTTTCCAATCAATTGCAGGCCGACCGGTTTGTTATCCACCAGGCCGCAAGGAATGGACAGACCTGGCAGGCCGGCGAGGTTGGTTGCAATGGTGTAAATATCTTCAAGGTACATCGCCACCGGATCTTTGGTTTTGGAACCGAAGGCGAAGGCCGGGGATGGCGATGTCGGGCCGAGGATCACATCAACTTGCTTGAAGGCATCGACGAAGTCCTG includes:
- the gatB gene encoding Asp-tRNA(Asn)/Glu-tRNA(Gln) amidotransferase subunit GatB, with amino-acid sequence MQWETVIGLEVHVQLATKTKIFSGASTAFGAAPNTQACAIDLALPGTLPVANAEAFRFATMFGLAVNAEIGKRSVFERKNYFYPDLPKGYQTTQLAEPIVGPGHVDLELEGGRTKRVRIHHAHLEEDAGKSLHEDFAGMSGIDLNRAGTPLIEVVTEPDMRSAEEAVAFAKKLHSIVTSLEICDGEMSQGSMRFDVNISIRPRGSEVLGTRTETKNLNSFRFMEEAIELEVERQIDVLESGGKIVQETRLYNGDTKKARSMRSKEDSNDYRYFPCPDLLPVIIDDEYIEQVRQQMPELPEAKRARFVSDYGLSEYDAGQLTVDRATAEFFEKTATISGEAKLAANWVMADLSAFLNRTEQRIGQSTVTPELLAGLVVRIKDGTLSSKIAKQVFEAISNGEGDADTIIETKGLKQVSDTGAIEKLVDEVLANNAAQVEGYRAADESKRGKMIGFFVGQVMKASKGQANPQTLNEILLKKLNG
- the rrtA gene encoding rhombosortase, translating into MPAFTLNRMDILTLLLVALLALAGLFQTITEPLLQFDRNAIAQGEWWRLISSQFIHYGVYHLLMNAAALVIINAALWRDAAVKHYLATLITCLAVTGIGLWFFDPELFFYAGLSGTLHGLIIAGLLLTLPQTPTINALALLVIWGKVIYEHTPWFDPQHALLPVPVAVDAHLWGAVAGTFAGLILLWIQRQVR
- a CDS encoding sulfurtransferase; this encodes MSLFPLLLQPAELAGRLNEPRLLILDVGKEAIYQQAHLPGAIFLDYRRLQKGVPPAPGLLPEAEAIAQLFSDIGLQADTHVVAYDDEGGTRAARLLWLLDAAGHQHYSWLNGGIHAWLDEDLPIETEAVYAIPSQVTAAQLDLKPQVDLEYLLAHYQDENLVIWDARTAEEFAGSRVMAARGGHIPGAVNYDWSLLIDPARNNRLLPLETIQKQLSALGIDSSKTVITHCQTHHRSSFSWLAGKILGFKQIFGYPGAWSEWGNNPDTPVAVGKD
- a CDS encoding PA4642 family protein; the encoded protein is MSTRKDKEKVLGEHFDDERIKTFLQYTGPVKGITADYHLLERAYRGMRSENFATFITFFKEAGRDLNAVGPEGKTLLQTIKTHRLSDDYVQALEAAGAQ